A region of the Paracoccaceae bacterium genome:
ATCGGTCGCGCCGAACGACTTGGTGACGGATTTCAGGGTCAGGGCACCCATGGTCGGCTCCTACATGGCTATGGGAAGACGGGGTTTCACACCCCCGCATCCCCGCTGGGATACTACGGGACAGGCGACGCGCGCGTTGACGTCAGAGCTTCACGGCAAGGCCCGTGCGTACGCTCTCATCAGCGGCAATGCACACGGCAAGCGAGCGCACGGCATCCTGAAGGTGGCGTGCAAGATCAAGGTCTTCGGTGATCGCGCGGGCGACGAAGGCCTGTTCCCGGTCACACAGCGCCTGATGGCCCGGCTCATCGGCCATGCTGAGATCCTCGTCGGGGCGACCCACCCGATGGATGCGGAGCGCCGAGGTCCTCGTGTGGGTGTCGTGGTCGTCCGACCGTGCGCTTTCCGGCATGCGGATCGACACCGCGCCATTCGGGCTGATGACATCCTTCACGAAAAAGGCCGTATCGCTCATCATCGGGCCCCAGCCGGCTTCGTACCAGCCGACCGAGCCATCCGCGAACAGCACCTGGAAATGGCCGTAGTTGTACATGTCCGGCGCGATCTCGTCGGACAGGCGAAGGCCCATCCCGCGCACCTCGACCGGGGCGGCATCCGTGATCTGGCACATTACGTCGACATAGTGCACGCCGCAGTCGACGATGGGGCTGGTCGTCTGCATCAGCGCCTTGTGGACCTCCCATGTCGGGCCACTGGACTGCTGGTTCAGGTTCAGCCGGAAGACATACGGCCCGCCAAGCGCGCGCGCCTCGGCGATCAGCCGAATCCATGACGGATGATGCCGCAGGATATAGCCGACCACGACCTTGCGCCCGGTGCGGGCGGCGCAATCCGCCACACGCCGCGCATCGGCAACGGTGGTGGCCAGCGGCTTCTCGACAAAGACATGCGCGCCCGCCTCCATCGCCGCCACGGCGAAATCGGCGTGGCTGTCGGAATAGGTGGCGACGCAGACAAGATCGGGGCGCAGGCGTTCCAGGGCCTCGTGGAAGTCGGACGTGACAGGATAGCCGCGCAGCGCGTCCGGCAGCTCGACCGGCGATCGGTTCACCAGCCCGGCAATCCGGAACGCGGGATCGGCGTGATAGGCAAGCGCATGGCTTTTCCCCATGGTACCCAGCCCGGCAACAAGAACGCGGATCATTTCACGGCTCCCGCAGTGATCCCGCGGATCAGTTGCCGCGAGAAGATGAGATAGAGGACAAGCACCGGCAGGATGGCGAGCGACAGCGCCGCCAGCACCGCGTTCCAGTTGGTGACGAACTGCCCGATAAAGACCTGGCTGCCCAGCGTGATGGTCTTGGTCGCTTCGGCCGGGGCCAGGATCAGCGGGAACCACAGGTCGTTCCAGATCGGGATCATGGTGAACACGGCCACCGTGGCCATGGCGGGCCGCACCAGCGGCAGCACCAGCGAAAAAAAGATGCGGTACTCCGACAATCCGTCGATGCGGCCCGCGTTCTTCAGGTCATCCGACACGCTGCGCATGAATTCCGACAGGATGAACACGGCAAGCGGCAGGCCCTGCGCGGTGTAGACAAGGATCAGTGCCGTCAGCGTGTTCACAAGCCCGCCCGCCACCATGATCTCGAGGATCGCCACGGTGCCAAGCCGGATCGGAATCATGATGCCGAGCGCCAGATACAGGCCCATGACCAGATTGCCCCGGAACCGGTATTCCGACAGCGCGAAGGCTGCCATCGCACCGAACAGCAGCACGAAGAACAGCGAGGCCACGGTCACGATCATCGAATTCTGGAAGTAGAGAATGAAGTCACCCTGCTTCAGGACCGTGGCATAGCCGATGGCATCGAAGTTCGATGGCGAGGGCAGCGCCAGCGGATCGGCGAAGATCGCACGACGCGACTTGAAGCTGTTGATCACGATGACGAACACCGGGAACAGCGCGATCACCGTGTAGGTCAGCAGGACCGCATGGGCGGCGATGCTGCGCGACAATGTTGTGCGTGCGGCCATGTCTGCCCCCGATTCAGAACTGATAGCGGCGCAGCCGCGTCTGGATGCCGAACAGATAGACGCAGACGCCCACCAGGATGATCGCGAACATCGCGGTCGCGATGGTTGCACCCATGTGCGGATCGCCAAGCTGCAGCTGGAACCCGAAGAATGTGCGGTACAGGAACGTGCCCAGGATATCGGTGGCGAAGTTCGGGCCCGCCAATGCGCCCTGGCTGACGTAGATCAGGTCGAAGGCGTTGAAATTTCCTACGAATGTCAGGATGCTGATGATCCCGATCGAGGGCAGGATCAGGGGCAGCTGGATGCGGCGGAACCGTGACCAGCCGGTGATGCCGTCCATCTCGGCCGCTTCCATCACCTCGTCCGGGATCGACAGCAGCGCCGCGTAGATCAGCATCATGGGTATGCCCACGAACTGCCATACCGAAATCAGGGCCAGAGTGGTCAGTGCCGTCTCCTCGCGTCCCAGCCAGGGCGCGAAAAGGCTTTTCAGGCCGATCATGTCGAGCATTCCCGGGGCGATGCCCCAGATCGGCGACAGGATCAGTTTCCAGACGAATCCCACGATGACGAAGGACAGGATCGTCGGAATGAAGATCGCCGTGCGATAGAAGGCGGCCATCCGCAGACGGGGCGACGACAGCAGCGCCGCAAGCGCCACGCCGACGGGATTCTGCACCAGCATGTGAACCAGGAAGAACCAGGCATTGTTGCCGAGCGCGTTCCAGAACGCGCCCGACCAGCGTTCGTCACCGAACAGCGTGGCAAAGTTCGCAAGCCCCACGAACTGCCGCGCGCCGTCGACCCGGTTGAACAGCGCGAGATTCAGCGTGCCGAACAGCGGCACGATCATGATCGCGGTATAGACCAGCACCGCCGGGGCCAGAAACACGGCAATGTGCCAGCGCACGGGCTTTCGCAAAGCCATGTCCCTTCCCCCTTACAGTCAGGATGCCGGTGGTGGTGGTGGCGGGCGCGAGCGAACCCGCGCCCGTCGCCGTCACTGCTGCGGTGCGTACCAGGCTGCGAGACCCGCCTGCAGCCGCTCGGCAGCCGCCTCGGGTGTCTCCGACCCGCGGATCACGTTGGCCGATGCGTTCCAGGTCTCGTTTTCCAGGTTCGGCGTGCCGCGCGACAGGATCTGATAGGTCGACCGGATGGTCGACTGGCACTTGCCGCGCCAGGACACGAACTCCTGCGCCAGCGGGTCCTGCATCTCGACCGGCGTCGCGTTGAGCGAGAAGAACCCGGGCAGCGCGTTGGCATAGAGCATCGCGAATTCCGGGCTGCCCACCCATTCCAGGAATACCCGGCCGGCCTCGGCATTTGGCGACTTAGCGTTGAGGCCGATGGCGATGTCGGTGTGGTCGCTGATGTAGCAGGTATCGCCCGCAGCCTGCACCGGCGGCGGGAACGCACCCATCTTGAACCCGGCCTGCGTGTTGAACCCGCTGATTTCCCACGATCCGGCAGGATAGATGGCGGCGCGGCCCAGGGTGAACAGGTTCTGGCTGTCCGGATAGGTCTGCGCCTCGAACCCGTCGCCCAGGTAATCCTTCCATTTCGCGAGGCTGCGGAACGGTGCGACCCAGGCATCGTCGGTCAGCTTCTGCTCGCCCTTGATCAGCGCAAGGCGCCCCTCTTCGCCCTTCCAGAAATTCGGCCCGATGTTGTTGTAGCCCATCGTGGCGGCTTCCCACTGGTCGTTCGTGCCCATGGCCAGCGGAATGTAGCCGCCGTGCGCCTTGAACTTGTCGAGCGCGGCGAAGAACTCGGCCTCGGTCGCCGGAACCTCGACGCCCACCTCGGCAAAGGCGTCGGCGTTGTAGATGAAGCCATGGATGACGCTGGCCATGGGAACGCAGAACGTCGCGGCGCCGTCATCGGTCTGCCAGGCCGATTTCGCGACGGGGCTGAAGTTCGCCATCGCGGCCAGATCCGTCAGATCGGCCAGATGCCCGTCATTGTACAGTTGCAGCGAGGCATCGAAGGGACGGCAGGTGATCAGGTCGCCCGCCGAACCGGCGGCAAGCTTGGAGTTCAGCACGGCATTGTATTCGGCCGGCGCCGAGGGCGCGAAGATCACCTTGATGCCGGGATTTGCGGCCTCGAACGCCGGGATGATGGCATCCTGCCAGATCGACAGGTCGTCGTTGCGCCAGCTCTCGATGGTCAGCGTGGTCTGCGCATGCGCCGCGCCACCCAGCACCGTCGAGGCCAGAAGGGCCATGCGGATCGTTCGTGTCATTGTCGTCTCCCTGTTGAGCGGGCGCTTCGGCCCCGCGTTTGAACCCTAGAGATGCGGCGCCAGGTGCCCGCCACTGGTCGCCAAAGCCGCCCGGGCGGCATCCGGCGCATGGCCGCGTGCAACCAGTACGGCAGGCTTGACGGCGCCATCGGTCGCCACAAGCGCGGCGCGCGCCGTGCCCTCGTCGGCGCCCGAGATTGCCGCCACGATGCGGGCAGCACGCCCGGCCAGCTTGGCATTGTCGGCAACAACGTCCACCATGTAGCCGTCATGCACGGCACCCAGGCGGATGCCCACCAGCACCGACAGCATGTTGAGCGCGACCTTCTGCGCGGTGGCGGCCCCCATCCGGGTGGAGCCGGAAATCACCTCGGCCCCGGTCTCGATCAGCACCGGATGGTGTGCGGTTTCCAGCAGGCGTGACCCCGGAACCGAAGCCATGCCGATCAGCGTGGCACCCGCCGCCCGTGCCGCCTCGGCGACGGCAAGCGTGTAGGGCGTCGATCCCGAGGCCGAGACGCAGATCACCGCATCCCGCGCGTTCAGGCCCAGCGCCGCCACCTCGGCACGGGCGGCGTCTCCGTCATCCTCGACCCCGCCGCGCATGTGCATCAGCGCCGCCGCGCCGCCCGCAAACAGCACCGGTGTCCGTTCGGGCGCGATCCCGAAGGTTCCGGCGAGCTCCAGCGCATCTGCCAGCGCCATCAACCCTGACGAGCCCGCACCGGCATAGGCCATCCGCCCGCCCCCGGCCAGCGCAGCGCCAGCAGCCTCGGCGGCGTCGGTCAGGGCCGGAATCGCGGCGCCGATTGCCGCGACCGCCATCGCCTGCGCCGACAGGCAGTCGGCCAGCACCTGCGCGGCCGGACGGGCATGGATGCCCACCGATGCCGGATGCCGCGCCTCTGTCGGTCTGCTGTCCATGCGATTCCCCCCGTGACCTCTTCATAATGCCAAAATAATACCAATTGTAAACCCCCATCGGATTTCCTGCTGATCTTGGCGGTTCCTGATCTGATTTCGGATCGGAACTTCCAAAATGGTATTTCTTTGGTATTATGTTGCCGAAGGGGGATTCGCATGGCGTTCTATCTGGGACTCGACGGTGGCGGCAGTGGATGCCGGGCGGCGGTAAGCGACGCCGCGGGCCGTGTGCTGGCCCGGGTCGAGGGCGGACCTGCCAACATCACCTCGGACGCCGAAGGTGCGGCGCGCAACATCCTGGACACTGCGCGCAGGGCGATGGCAGCGGCCGGAATCGATGTGATTGCAGGTGCCGCCATGGGATTGGCCGGAGCGAACGCCACAGGTGCCAGCGAACGGCTGCGCGCCGCCCTGCCCTTCGCACCGCTGCGGATCGAGACCGACGCCGTGACCGCCACGCTCGGCGCGCTTGGCGGGCGGGACGGAATCGTGGCGGCGATCGGGACGGGTTCGGTGTTCGCAAGTGCCGAGGGCGGGCGGATTCGGCAGATCGGCGGACGCGGCCTTGTCCTGGGTGACGAGGGGTCGGGTGCCTGGATGGGCCGCGCGGCCCTCGCCGCCGCGCTGCGGGCCGAGGACGGCCACGCGGCGCTGACCCCGTTTCTCTCGGCGCTGATCGCGGAACACGGGGGCAGCCTTGGCGTCATCGCCGCCGCCGGGACGGCGCGCCCTGCCGACTTTGCGGCCCTTGCCCCCCGCATTCTCGCGGCGGCGGCCGAGGATGTCGCGGCGGCGGCGATCCTCGCCGAAGCACTGCGCGAGGTTGCCGCGGCAATCGACATCCTGCAGGCGGGCCGCGCGCTGCCCGTCGTGTTCCTGGGCGGCCTCGGCCCTGCATTCCGCGACCGCCTGGCAGGGCGCTGGCCGGTGGCAGAACCGCTGGGCAGCGCATTGGACGGCGCGCTGATGCTGGCGCGGGGGGCGGCGTGATGGACCGCATCTTCTCTGCCGAGGGATTTGACGACACCGGCGCAGGGCCGCTTTACCTGCAGCTGCACCGGCGCATCGCGCAGGGTATCGCCGAAGGGCGGCTGAAACCCGGCGACAGCCTGCCGCCCGAACGCGACATGGCGGCGCTGACGGGGCTGAGCCGGGTGACAATCCGCAAGGCGGTGCAGGCGCTTGTCGCCGATGGCGCGCTGACGCAGCGACGCGGTTCGGGCACCTTCGTCGCCCCGCGCGTCGAGCGGCTGGAACAGGCGCTGTCGCTGCTGACCTCGTTCACCGAAGACATGGCGCGGCGCGGCAAGGCTGTCGAGAGCCGCTGGATTTCGCGCAGCATCGCCGCCCCCGCCCCGGAAGAGGTGATGGCCCTTGGCCTGCGCGCGGGCGACCGGGTGGCGCGACTGGATCGCGTGCGGTCGTCCGACGGTGTGCCGCTGGCCATCGAGCGGGCGTCGATTCCCACCTGGGCGCTGCCCGATCCCGAGATCGTCGAGGCCTCGCTCTACGCGGTTCTGCAGGCGCGCGGCATGCGCCCGGTGCGGGCGGTGCAGCGCATATCGGCCGCGAACCTCGCCGCGCGCGATGCCGATCTGCTGGGCGTGGCGCCTGGCGCCGCCGGGTTGCGGATCGAACGCATCGGGCATCTGGCCTCTGGCCGGGTGGTCGAACTGACCCGCTCGCTCTATCGCGGCGACGCCTATGACTTCGCCGTCGAACTCACCCTTGCGCCACAGGACGCAGGCCAGGAAAGGACACCCGCATGACCGATACGCACATGGCGCGCGAGGTCGCCGAGATCCCGCAGGCCGCCGCCCGGTTCCTTGCCAAGGCGCGAGGCCAGGTTGGCGCCGCTGCAGCCGCGCTGCGGGCCGTCGACCCCGGCCTGATCGTGACCGTCGCCAGGGGATCGTCGGATCATGCCGCCACCTACCTGAAATATGCCGTGGAGCTTTCGGCCGGTATTCCGGTTGCTTCGGTTGGTCCCTCGGTCGCGTCGATCTACCGCCGTCCGCTGCGCCTGACCGGGGCGGCCTGCATCGGCATCTCGCAATCCGGCCAGAGCCCTGACATCGTCGAGATGATGCGCGCGGCGGGTGCCGGGGGGGCCCTGACGCTTGCGCTGACCAATCACGGCGAAAGCCCGATGGGGCGCGCCGTGGCGCATGCGATCCCGCTGATGGCGGGCCCGGAACGGTCGGTCGCCGCCACCAAGACCTTCGTCGCCTCGGTTCTGGCGGGTCTGGCGCTCGTGGCCGAGTGGCAGGAGGACAACGCGCTGCGTTCCGCCCTGTCGAACCTTCCCGACGCCCTTTCGGCGGCGCTTGCGCTCGACTGGTCGGCGCTTGAGGACCGGCTGGCGGTCGCGCAGTCGCTCTATGTTCTCGGGCGTGGTCCGGCGTTTGCGATCGCCTGCGAGGCGGCCCTGAAGGGCAAGGAAACCTGCGGCCTGCATGCCGAGGCCTATTCGGCCGCCGAGGTGCTGCACGGTCCGGCCGCCATCGTGCATGCGCGGTTTCCGGTGCTGGCGCTCGGCGTCGACGATGCCGCGCTGCCGCAGGTCGGCGCGACGGCGGAACGGCTGGCGGCGCAGGGGGCGGACGTCTTCATCACCGGGGTCCAGGTGCCCGGCGCGGCAACGCTGCCCTCGGTGCCGGGGCTGCACCCGATGGTTGCGCCGCTGGTGATGGCAACCGCCTGGTATCGTTTCGTCGAGGCACTGGCGCGGCGACGCGGCTATGACCCCGACACGCCACCCCACCTGCGCAAGGTGACGGAGACGGTCTGATGCCAGCCTTCACCCTTGTCGGGGCCGATGTCTTCGACGGCACGGTGCTGCACCCTGGTGCCGGGCTGGCCGTCGAGGATGGCGAGATCGCGGCGATCCTGCCGCCCGGGGCCCCGCCGATGGGCCCGGCGGTTCGGCTGGACGGCGGGACGCTGGCGCCGGGCTTCCTGGATCTCCAGGTGAACGGCGGCGGTGGCTGGCAGGTCGACGGCACGGCAACCGCCGACCGGATTGCCGGTCTTTGTCAGGTCCACGCCCGGCTGGGCGCGACGGGCATCCTGCCCACCCTGATCACCGACACGCCACAGGCAACCGCGCGCGTCATCGCGGCCGGATCAGCCGCGGCGCGGGCGCGGGTTCCGGGTTTCCTGGGGCTGCACCTCGAAGGCCCGCATCTCGACCCGCGGCGCAAGGGTGCGCATGACCCTGCCCTGATCCGCCCGATGACCGACGATGACCTCGCGGCGCTGATCGCGGCCCGCGGCGCCCTGCCCGCGCTGATGGTGACACTGGCCCCCGCGGCCGCGACACCCGCGCAGATCGCGCGGCTTGCGGCGGCCGGGGTGACCGTCAGCCTGGGCCATGCCGATTGCACGCTGGCCGAGGCCAGCGCCGCCATGGCGGCGGGAGCGGCCTGCGCCACCCATCTGTTCAACGCGATGTCGCCCCTTGGCCATCGCGAGCCCGGACTGGTCGGCGCCATCCTGTCGTCGGACCTGCCGGCCGGTCTGATCGCCGACGGGATCCATGTGGTAGGCGAGACGTTGCGCGTGGCGCTCGCCGCGCGGCCCGACGGGCTGTTCCTGGTCTCCGACTGCATGGCCTTTGCAGGGTCCGGCCTGACCGAGATCACACTGGGCGGGCGTCGCATCCTGCGACGGGGGGGGCAACTGACGCTTGAGGATGGCACCCTGGCGGGGGCAGACCTGACGCTGCCGCGCGCCGTTTCGGTTCTGGCGTCGCTCGGCGTGCCGCTTGCCCGGATCCTGGCCATGGTCACGACGACACCCGCCCGGCTGATCGGGGCTGCGGCGGGCCGCCTCGGCCCGGGTTGCCGTGCCGATCTGGTGCATCTTGCCCCCGACCTGTCGCTTGCCGCTGTCTGGCGCGGGGGCGTCCCGCTGACGCACTGATCGGCCCGTCGGGCGATCTGTTCGGGCCGGGCGACGACGGGGCGGGGTGAAGGGCGCGGGGTGAAATGGTGCCCCCTGTCTGGATTGAACAGACGACCTACCGCTTACAAGGCGGTTGCTCTACCGCTGAGCTAAGAGGGCACGGCTGCGGGGATAGCATTCTGCCTTCTGCGGTGCAATCCCGGTGCCGGGGCCGCGCAAACCGCCCGGTGGCGGCGGAAAACCGTTCCCCTGCCGCCGAACATGCGGCATGCTGGCGCCAGCCCCCCGCCAAACCGGACCGCTGCCGATGACGCGCCACGATTCCTCGCTGACACCCCTGCAGGAACTGCGGGCCAATGTGGACACGCCGTTTTCCCAGGCGCTCGCGATGCCGAAGTCGGTCTATGTGTCGCCCGATTTCGCGGCCCTGGAACAGCAGCACATCTTCGCGCGGGAATGGCTCTGCGCGGGCCGGGCCGAGGCTTTGCCGAACCCCGGCGACTATCTGACGATGACAATCGCGGGCGAGCCGGTGATCGTGCTGCGCGACGGTTCGGGCGCGCTTCGGGCCATGTCGAACGTCTGCCGGCACCGGATGTCGACGCTGCTGGAAGGCCGGGGGAACGTGCGGTCGATCGTCTGCCCCTATCACGCCTGGACCTACAACCTGGACGGCACGCTGCGGGGGGCGCCGGCGATGGCGCTGAACGATGCCTTCTGCCGCGACCGGATCGCGCTGCCGCGGGTGCGCTGCGTCGACTGGCAGGGCTGGATCATGGTGACGCTGAACCCCGACGCACCCGACCCGGCCGCGCGGTTGGCGGATGTCGAGGCGCTGGTCGGGAAGTACCGGATGCAGGACTATGTCGAGGCGTTCCGGGAGGAGTTCGACTGGAACACGAACTGGAAGGTGCTGGCCGAGAACTTCATGGAAAGCTACCACCTGCCGGTCTGCCACGCCGGCACCATCGGGCCCACGGTCGACCTGCTGAAGATGACCTGCCCCGAGGGGCTGCCCGCGTTCAACTATCACTACATCATCAAGAACGACGCGCTTGACCTGACGCTGGCGCATCCGTCGAACACCACGCTGCAGGGGGATGACAGGCGCACGACCTGGCTGCTGTCGATCTATCCGGCGCTCCTGATCACGCTGTCGCCGGGTTATTTCTGGTACCTGTCGCTGACGCCGGAGGGGCCGGGGCGGGTGCATGTCCTGTTCGGCGGCGGACTTGCCCCGGAATTCGTCGAGGACCCGAAGGCGCGCGAGCATTTCGCGCGGCTGAAGGCGCTGCTGGACGATGTGAACGTCGAGGACAAGGGCTGCGTGGAGCGGGTCTATCGCGGGCTGTGTGCCGGGCTTTCGGACCCCGGACCGCTGAGCCATCTGGAGCGTCCGAATTATGACTTCGCGCGCTATGTGGCGGGGATGATGCCGGGGGGCTAGCCAGGCGTCCCACCGTGGGACGCTTTTCGAACCCAGCAATATCAATGGCTTGACACTTCCGTCTTAACCATTTCTTAGCGATTGGTGTTGGGCGGCGACGCCGCCCGCACCCTAGAGCCCCGCCTGAAGCCGGTTGACCAGGCGGCCCAGCATCGCGTCGCAGCGATCGAGCTGTTCGACGGTGACGAATTCGTCGGGCTTGTGACCCTGTGCCATCGACCCCGGCCCGCAGATCACGACCGGCAGGCCCAGGCGTTCGGCAAAGAGACCGCCCTCGGTGCCATAGGCCACCTTGATGGTGCCGTTCGCGCCGGTCAGCCCCTTGACGAAGGCGACCACAGCGGCACCGGGCGGCGTGCCGAGGCCGGGATAGCGCATGGTCTGCTGGAATTCGACCCGGGCGTCGGCATCGCCGGTATCGGCCACGATCCGCGCCGCCGCGGCGCGCAGATCGGCAAGGATGGCGTCGGGATCATCCTCGGCCAGGTTGCGCACCTCGTATTCCAGCGTGCAGAGGTTCGGCACGATGTTCAACTGCGTGCCGCCCCGCAGGCTGCCCACGTGAAGCGTGGTGTAGGGCACGTCATAGTCG
Encoded here:
- a CDS encoding Gfo/Idh/MocA family oxidoreductase; the protein is MIRVLVAGLGTMGKSHALAYHADPAFRIAGLVNRSPVELPDALRGYPVTSDFHEALERLRPDLVCVATYSDSHADFAVAAMEAGAHVFVEKPLATTVADARRVADCAARTGRKVVVGYILRHHPSWIRLIAEARALGGPYVFRLNLNQQSSGPTWEVHKALMQTTSPIVDCGVHYVDVMCQITDAAPVEVRGMGLRLSDEIAPDMYNYGHFQVLFADGSVGWYEAGWGPMMSDTAFFVKDVISPNGAVSIRMPESARSDDHDTHTRTSALRIHRVGRPDEDLSMADEPGHQALCDREQAFVARAITEDLDLARHLQDAVRSLAVCIAADESVRTGLAVKL
- a CDS encoding carbohydrate ABC transporter permease; the encoded protein is MAARTTLSRSIAAHAVLLTYTVIALFPVFVIVINSFKSRRAIFADPLALPSPSNFDAIGYATVLKQGDFILYFQNSMIVTVASLFFVLLFGAMAAFALSEYRFRGNLVMGLYLALGIMIPIRLGTVAILEIMVAGGLVNTLTALILVYTAQGLPLAVFILSEFMRSVSDDLKNAGRIDGLSEYRIFFSLVLPLVRPAMATVAVFTMIPIWNDLWFPLILAPAEATKTITLGSQVFIGQFVTNWNAVLAALSLAILPVLVLYLIFSRQLIRGITAGAVK
- a CDS encoding sugar ABC transporter permease, whose amino-acid sequence is MALRKPVRWHIAVFLAPAVLVYTAIMIVPLFGTLNLALFNRVDGARQFVGLANFATLFGDERWSGAFWNALGNNAWFFLVHMLVQNPVGVALAALLSSPRLRMAAFYRTAIFIPTILSFVIVGFVWKLILSPIWGIAPGMLDMIGLKSLFAPWLGREETALTTLALISVWQFVGIPMMLIYAALLSIPDEVMEAAEMDGITGWSRFRRIQLPLILPSIGIISILTFVGNFNAFDLIYVSQGALAGPNFATDILGTFLYRTFFGFQLQLGDPHMGATIATAMFAIILVGVCVYLFGIQTRLRRYQF
- a CDS encoding carbohydrate ABC transporter substrate-binding protein is translated as MTRTIRMALLASTVLGGAAHAQTTLTIESWRNDDLSIWQDAIIPAFEAANPGIKVIFAPSAPAEYNAVLNSKLAAGSAGDLITCRPFDASLQLYNDGHLADLTDLAAMANFSPVAKSAWQTDDGAATFCVPMASVIHGFIYNADAFAEVGVEVPATEAEFFAALDKFKAHGGYIPLAMGTNDQWEAATMGYNNIGPNFWKGEEGRLALIKGEQKLTDDAWVAPFRSLAKWKDYLGDGFEAQTYPDSQNLFTLGRAAIYPAGSWEISGFNTQAGFKMGAFPPPVQAAGDTCYISDHTDIAIGLNAKSPNAEAGRVFLEWVGSPEFAMLYANALPGFFSLNATPVEMQDPLAQEFVSWRGKCQSTIRSTYQILSRGTPNLENETWNASANVIRGSETPEAAAERLQAGLAAWYAPQQ
- a CDS encoding N-acetylmuramic acid 6-phosphate etherase, with product MDSRPTEARHPASVGIHARPAAQVLADCLSAQAMAVAAIGAAIPALTDAAEAAGAALAGGGRMAYAGAGSSGLMALADALELAGTFGIAPERTPVLFAGGAAALMHMRGGVEDDGDAARAEVAALGLNARDAVICVSASGSTPYTLAVAEAARAAGATLIGMASVPGSRLLETAHHPVLIETGAEVISGSTRMGAATAQKVALNMLSVLVGIRLGAVHDGYMVDVVADNAKLAGRAARIVAAISGADEGTARAALVATDGAVKPAVLVARGHAPDAARAALATSGGHLAPHL
- a CDS encoding ATPase yields the protein MAFYLGLDGGGSGCRAAVSDAAGRVLARVEGGPANITSDAEGAARNILDTARRAMAAAGIDVIAGAAMGLAGANATGASERLRAALPFAPLRIETDAVTATLGALGGRDGIVAAIGTGSVFASAEGGRIRQIGGRGLVLGDEGSGAWMGRAALAAALRAEDGHAALTPFLSALIAEHGGSLGVIAAAGTARPADFAALAPRILAAAAEDVAAAAILAEALREVAAAIDILQAGRALPVVFLGGLGPAFRDRLAGRWPVAEPLGSALDGALMLARGAA
- a CDS encoding GntR family transcriptional regulator yields the protein MDRIFSAEGFDDTGAGPLYLQLHRRIAQGIAEGRLKPGDSLPPERDMAALTGLSRVTIRKAVQALVADGALTQRRGSGTFVAPRVERLEQALSLLTSFTEDMARRGKAVESRWISRSIAAPAPEEVMALGLRAGDRVARLDRVRSSDGVPLAIERASIPTWALPDPEIVEASLYAVLQARGMRPVRAVQRISAANLAARDADLLGVAPGAAGLRIERIGHLASGRVVELTRSLYRGDAYDFAVELTLAPQDAGQERTPA
- a CDS encoding SIS domain-containing protein, with translation MTDTHMAREVAEIPQAAARFLAKARGQVGAAAAALRAVDPGLIVTVARGSSDHAATYLKYAVELSAGIPVASVGPSVASIYRRPLRLTGAACIGISQSGQSPDIVEMMRAAGAGGALTLALTNHGESPMGRAVAHAIPLMAGPERSVAATKTFVASVLAGLALVAEWQEDNALRSALSNLPDALSAALALDWSALEDRLAVAQSLYVLGRGPAFAIACEAALKGKETCGLHAEAYSAAEVLHGPAAIVHARFPVLALGVDDAALPQVGATAERLAAQGADVFITGVQVPGAATLPSVPGLHPMVAPLVMATAWYRFVEALARRRGYDPDTPPHLRKVTETV
- a CDS encoding N-acetylglucosamine-6-phosphate deacetylase, which codes for MPAFTLVGADVFDGTVLHPGAGLAVEDGEIAAILPPGAPPMGPAVRLDGGTLAPGFLDLQVNGGGGWQVDGTATADRIAGLCQVHARLGATGILPTLITDTPQATARVIAAGSAAARARVPGFLGLHLEGPHLDPRRKGAHDPALIRPMTDDDLAALIAARGALPALMVTLAPAAATPAQIARLAAAGVTVSLGHADCTLAEASAAMAAGAACATHLFNAMSPLGHREPGLVGAILSSDLPAGLIADGIHVVGETLRVALAARPDGLFLVSDCMAFAGSGLTEITLGGRRILRRGGQLTLEDGTLAGADLTLPRAVSVLASLGVPLARILAMVTTTPARLIGAAAGRLGPGCRADLVHLAPDLSLAAVWRGGVPLTH
- a CDS encoding Rieske 2Fe-2S domain-containing protein, encoding MTRHDSSLTPLQELRANVDTPFSQALAMPKSVYVSPDFAALEQQHIFAREWLCAGRAEALPNPGDYLTMTIAGEPVIVLRDGSGALRAMSNVCRHRMSTLLEGRGNVRSIVCPYHAWTYNLDGTLRGAPAMALNDAFCRDRIALPRVRCVDWQGWIMVTLNPDAPDPAARLADVEALVGKYRMQDYVEAFREEFDWNTNWKVLAENFMESYHLPVCHAGTIGPTVDLLKMTCPEGLPAFNYHYIIKNDALDLTLAHPSNTTLQGDDRRTTWLLSIYPALLITLSPGYFWYLSLTPEGPGRVHVLFGGGLAPEFVEDPKAREHFARLKALLDDVNVEDKGCVERVYRGLCAGLSDPGPLSHLERPNYDFARYVAGMMPGG